The genomic window CTCAATAAACCGTCAAGATTATAGGTGGCTGTCCCTCAATAAACAAGATTATCGGTGGCTGTCCCTAAATAAAAGTACCCGAACGCACGCACGCGTGGTTCAACCGTTTCCGGCGGCTCCTGATCGGCTGGGAGGGGAAGGTCGTCCACTGCGCCGCCCGGCTCTACTTGGCCTGCACGCATATCACCCCGCGGGCCGCACAGGTCATGGAATAAACCCCGAGAAAACCGTTTGGGGGACAGCCGGGGCGCGATAGAATGCCCCAGGATGGTCTGGCACGCTGCCGGGCCAAGTCAAATCGCCAATGTCGGTTGATGGGCTGAGGCGGCCCGTGGGCTGAGCCTCTGGAACCAATGGAGATATAAGATGCGAACATCAGCACTGCGGGGCGCAACCTTGGTGACGTGCCTGTCGTGGACAGCCTGGGCCTTCGCTGCGACAGTGACCGTTTACACGGACAAGGCCGAATGGTTGAACGCCTTGTCAGGGCAGTTCCTGACGGAGGACTTTTGTGACGACCAGCTCAACGACGGCGTCAGCTTCGTTTCCACCGAGTCCGGCCACATAAACCCCACGCAGGAGTGCTACCAGGATGTCTTGGCGTCCCAGAGCCAGAATGAACCCATGACCACCTGGTATTTCACCCCGGCAATCATCGCGTACGGTGGCAACTGGACGCTGGGCGGGCCGGGCGGCTCCGGGAACAGCTTGTTGGTCTATGTGGTCGATCCGCCTCTGTATCTGGGAGCCATCTCCAACAACTATGGCGGAGAATTCTGGGGGTTTGTCTGCGACACGCCCTTCACGGCGGTGCAGTTGGTCGGCGGCGGAGGCACGAATCAGCAGCACTACTGTCTGGACGACATGGTGTACTCCCTGTCCAGCCCGCCACTGCTGGTCGGCGATCTGAACTGCGATGGCGTGGTCAACTTCGGTGACATCAATCCGTTTGTCCTCGCTCTCGCCAGCCCGGACGCCTACGCGGCCACATACGCCGACTGCGAAATCCTCGCCGCCGACATCAACGGCGACGGCGTGGTCAACTTCGGCGATATCAACGCGTTTGTGCAACTGCTGACGGGCGCGTAGTCGCTGCGGGATCTCGTGTCGGCGGCCAGCCGGTCGGGTCGTGCGGCATCAACTTCCAGCCGCTATCCGGGGGAAAAGGGTCCAGCAACCTTTCTGTAAAGGTTGCTGGACCCTTCTTAGGGGTTGGACCCTTTTCCCGGGTCTACGGGCACACGATCGGCAGCGGCGCGGAGCTGAGCAGGGCCACGAACGGGTTGATGTCGTCGAAGCCGACTACGCCGTTGCCGTTGATGTCGGCGTTGTCCGGCGGGCAGTTCGGATACGCCGCCGCGTACGCCGCCGGACTGCTCAGCCGCAGCACGAACACGTTGATGTCGCGGAAGTCGATCAGCCCGTCGCAGTTCAGATCGCCGCGGCACACGACCGGCGGCGCGCTCGTGACGTACGGGCGCGGGAGCGCGGTGATCGCGTCGATGTCGTCCGGCAGCGGGTTGGCCGCCAGCTCAAAGCTGCTGCCGGTCAGGAACGAGCCATACAGCTTGTGCGGCGCGAGCCCGCCGGACTCGTCCACGCCGATCGTGAGGTAGTCATCCTCGGCGACGCTGAAGATGAGCGCCAGCGCGGGGCCGCACACGTCGCACGGCCGCAGCCAGACGAACTCGAACGCGTCGAGGTCCACGCCCGACGGCAACCCGAGGTGGACGCCCGGAATCACCACCGGGGACGGGAAGCCGCCGATGGAGGACGCCAGGTAAATCGTGCCCGGATCCAGCGGCCCGAAACCGACCCGGAGCCCCGTGGCCTCGTGATCGGCGGAGAAGTACCAGAGCGTGCCGTTGCCGGAGAGGTCAATGTCGAGCGCGTCCGTGTCGTCATCGCGGTCCTCGTCCGCGCCGGGATTCGGCGCCAGGCTCGGATGCAGCTCCGCCTCGTTGTACACCGGGTAGCTCACCGTCATACTCACCGGCGACCCCGGACCGCCACTGCCCAGCAGGACCACGCCGACGAGCTCATCGCGGCGGTTGGCGCGGCCCCACGTGTTCCCAGCCGGCGACGAGCGCGCCACGGGGATTTCACACAGCGCGCCCGCGTAGTGGCCGCTCCAGTCATCGTTGAACGACAACAGCAGGTACCGGCCGTCATGGATGGTGTCCGATGCAAACGCCGGAATCGGATCCGCGACCGGCACCAGCGGCGGAATGATGAACCGCAGATCGACGTCGAGCACATCCGTCCCGTCGAGGTCGAAGCGATCATCCAGCAGCGCCGGAATCTGCGCCGCCGGTACGCCCGCGCACGTCCACGCGCCCGTCGACGGCGGGACGGTGTCCGGGGTGGCCGGCCAGTAGTCGACACCGAAGATCAGCGCATCGTCGAACGGGCCGTCCGCGCCGCCCGCCGGCAGCGGCGGTCCCTGCACCGGGTACAGGTCGCCGGGATCGAAAACCTCGTTGCCTTCGGGGGTGTTATCACTGAGTTCCGCGTCCGAGCCGATGTCGAGCGAGAAGAGCGCCTGGGCGCCGGCCTGTTGCGCGGGGTTGGTCGTGCTCGGCGGCGGCGTGTTGATGCTGAGGTACAGCGTGCCCTGGAACGACGCCTCGGCCCAGTCAGACCAACCGTAGTTGTCCTCGACGCCGGGCCAGCCGGCGAATCCGCCCGCCTGGCCGCCGAGCGTGATGGTGAATATGTCGCCATCGAACGCCGTAATGACCAGCGGCGCGGCGCCGGGGGGCGGGTAATACGCCAGCGTCTTGATGCCGTTCGTGGTCAAGGACTGCCAACTCGGCGGCACGAGCTCCTGGCCATTGATCTGGAGCGAGAGTTGATCGACCCAGGCGATGTCCCCCGCGCCCTGCGCATCCATCAGCAGCATGCCCCACCAGTCCGCGGTGACGGTGACGGTCTGCCCCGCCGGGATCGTGTTGATCTTCAGATCGACGGTGGTGGCGACGTTGGCCGTCCCGTTCACAAAGTTGTGTGGGCCGCCGGAGCCGGGCGGGCACTCGCAGTGCATCTCGCCGCCGCCCATGAGCATCCAGTTGAGCTGCGCGGTCTGGGCCCCCACGCCGTCCAGCAGCGCCCAGACGAGCCCCTCGCCGTCGTGCGCGCAGTTGAGCAGTCGGCAATTCGTATAGAGGTAGCCGCCGAAATCGTTGCCCCAGAACCCGGGCCAGACCACGTTGCGCGTATCCTGCAGCGCACATGATGCGGGCGGCATGGTGCAGTACGGGACCGTGTCATAGCCGACGTTCGTGTTGGCGTTGAACGCCGGCGGCGGGCCGGCCAGGTCCCAGTACTCCTGCGCGCCGGCAGACAGCGCGAGTGGAAGCCAGGCGATGATGGTGACAAGCCGAGTGCGCTGCGTGCAGATCAACATGACGTGTCCTCCTGAGTGGGCACAGGTAACCGGCGGCCAGCCTCCGGGCCGGCGGCCGCGTGGGGCGCTTTCGCAGCCGCCGGCCCGTTGGCGCTGCGACCCTCACGGAAAGTGGCGGGCACTCCGGCCAGCTCGACGCCAGCCGATGCCGCAATGGGGGGGCGATCCGGAGTGGCAGCGCCACGCGAACCGGAAAGCCTCTGCCCCGCGCACCGTCGGCCCGATCCACGCTGCGCGGTTGACCGGGAGCACGGCGCGGTTGCCCGCACCACTCCCAATAGAGATCATAATAGTCCGATTTGACGCGAAATTGAAGATTTGTCGTTGGTGGCCGGGGGTTGAATCAGTTTGGCGCTGCTGACCGCAGGGCGGCGTGCCCCGTCGCCGACAGAGGCGGGGTGTCTGTGTCGAGATCCGGCGCTGTCGTGCGCTCGCAGGCGAACTCGACGCCGATCAGGCACATGCCGTCGTCATCGGGTGTCTGCCGCACCACGCGCGCGTCCCGCGCCACGTACCAGTGCTCGCCGGGGGCCAGCTCGACCTCGACGGTAATGCGCGGCCCGAGCCGGGTCGCCTTGCGCACGGGCATGCGCAACCCCACGCCACCCGGCGAGATGTCGCGCAGCTCGCAGTGTCCCGCTTGCGAGCCGGAGCAGAAGCGGGCTGGGCCGCACACCGGTACACGGATGAAGCGGCGACGTTCCCAGTAGCGCGTCAGCATCTGGCTCTCCGGCTTTCCCCAGCATTCCGAGAAGGCCGGCCCTGGCACGTCTGACGCCGTGCGCAGCGGCCGGCCCCATAAGTCCGTTACCGCGAGCGGGCTGCAGTTGCCCGCACCCTGTGCTGTGCCATTCGGCTGACGGCGCGGTCGCGCTCACTTGTGCCCGGTGCCGCCGGTCGCGTGCCGGGCTTATCAGCCAATCCGAAAACGACGCGCGCGGGGCGGCGCCCCGCCGCGCTATTTGCGGATGTAAGCCGGCTTACGGGACGTGCACATGCCACGTCCGAAGCTCACGTGGCCCATAAGTGCCCCCCGCCCAGAGATGACCTCAGGAAAACAGGACCGCCTGCATGTCGTACAAGCCCGGCGCGCGGCCCTGCACCCAGCGCGCCGCGCGCAGCGCGCCGGCCGCGAACGTGTCCCGCGCAAACGCGCGATGCCGGATGGTCAGCGCCTCGGCGTCACTCGTGAAATGCACCTCATGCTCACCCACGAGCGCGCCCATGCGGAGCGCGTGCACGCCGATCTGCCCCGGCGGCCGCGGACCGCAATCCCCCGCACGGCCATAGACCGCCACATCCGCGGAGCGCTGCCCGCGGCCGGCGGACAGCGCCTCCAGCAGCGCCCGGGCCGTGCCGCTGGGCGCGTCGATCTTGCGCCGATGATGCGCCTCCACGATCTCGATATCCCAGCTCGCATCGAGACGGCGCGCGAGGTCGCGGACGATCGCCAGCAGGACATTCACCCCCACACTCATGTTCGGGGCCCACACCAGCGGAATCCGCCGGCCGGCAGCTTGCAACCGCGCCTGCTGCGCGTCGTTCAACCCCGTCGTGCCGCTGACCAGCGGTACGCCGTGCTCCGCGCACCAGTCCGCCCAGGCCGCGCAGCCCAGCGGCGCCGTGAACTCGAGGACAACGTCGCATGGCAATGGCACTTGTGTGCCGATGGAAACGTGCAGCGGCTCCACTCCCACCGCCAGCCCGGCGTCCTGACCGATGCGCGGGTCCGTGGGCACGGACACCGCGCCGACGAGCTGGAGACCCGGGTCACTCGCGATCGCGCGCAACAGGGCGGCGCCCATCCGCCCGGTGCAACCGATGACCACCACGCGCAGCGCGCTCATCCGAGCGTCTCCAACAGTTCCTGCATCTTGCTGACGGCGTGCGTCTCACCCCGCGCGGCCGCCACCGCCACGCCGGCCTGCAGCACCGCCGCCGCCTCGTCCCGCCGGCCGAGCTTCAAGAGCGTGCGTGCCTTCTGCAGGTAGGCCGCCGAATACTGGGCGTCGATCACCAGCGTCCGATCGAAGGCCGCCAGCGCGTCCATCCACAGTTCCAACCCCATGCACTCGAGACCCACCCCGTAGTGCGTCAGCGGATCATCCGGCTGCGCTGCGGCGAGTTGCCGGAGTTTCTCGAGGCGTGACATGCGTCTGCACACCTGTGCTGCAGCGACTGCGACGTGCCCGCACGTCTAGAATTTGCGCGCCTTGGCCTGCGCGAAATCGTATCCGCCACCGCCGGCGCGGTACTCCTTCCCAAACTCCACGACCCGCCGGACGAGTTCCTGGGCGGCGCGCTCCGACGTGAAGGCCTCGGTCGCGACGAGCTCCAGGTCGCCGCCGCCCTTGCGCACCACGCACGCCACGCGCTTCGACATGAGGAACTGCTGTGCCGCCAGGGCCAGCTCCCGGTCCCGCGTGCGAAAATGCTGCACGACGACATAGTACGCGCCGGCGGTAAACGCGTAATCCTCCTGCGCCTCGGTCGGCTTCGGGGTGGGCGCGGGCCGGACCGGCGGCGGTGCCTTCGTGGCGTTTTCCTCCACCGACGGTCCGCTCGGCGTCGCGACTGGCCCGCTGGCGCGCCCCTGCCCTGGCGTCGGCGCCGCCATGGCTGTGCGCGCCGGTTCGACCGGGGGCGTCGGAACCGTCGCGGACGCCCCCATGATCTCGTCCAGCGCCGCCTGACCCTCGGCGGCGGGCCGGGCGCTGCGCCGGCCAGCCTGAAATACCGCCGCCAGCACGACCACCGCCCCCACCAGCACGACCGCCAGGTGTGGCCAGCCGAGCGTCAGCACCAGCCGGCCCCGTTCCGTCCGCGCGCGCTCGGACCGGGGCGCAGTCCCTCCAGACGGCTCGTTGCGCGGCGGCGCCGCAGCGCGCCCCGGCGCAGCCTCCGCCGGCGTGGCCGCGGGCCGCTGCGTCACACCGCGCCCGCGTGCCCGCTGTGAGCGCGAGAACACCTCAAACAGCACGGGCCGATTCTTGCGTGTCGCCACGACAGATCTCCGTTTCCGTCGCACGCCGGCCGGGTCCGCCGGCACGCGCTGATGTAATCACGATTGTAGGATACCACGTCCGGGGCACAATGGCTGTGCCCGGTGGAGTGGCCGCCCCCCGCTTGCGAATCGGCCGCCGACGGGCAACGATACGGCCGGCGCCCGGACTGCGGGCACGTTACACGGACACCAGCGGAACACGGAGCAGGCCATGAAAATCGGGATTGTCACGTTCACCGACGGCCGGGCGCGCGTCGCAAAGGCCACCGAGCGCGATTGCCGTACGTTTCAGGAGCGGCTGGTCACCCACTTCCGCCGCCGGCATGACGTCGTCGCGGCCAAGAAGATCGTCTGGAACTACGCCACCGCCCGCAGCGAGGCCCGCCGCATCGCCCTGACCTATCCCGATGTGGTCGTGTTCAACTTCTGCGTCTGGTCCTTCCCGGACCTGACCGCCCAGGTCGCAAACCTGATCCCCGAGGTGCCGATCCTGATGATCGGCAACATCCTGCCCTCGCACCCGGGCTGGGTCGCGTTTTTTGCTTCCGCCGGCACGCTCGACGAGATCGATCGCCCGTTCGGCCGCGTCCTCGGCGACATCCGCAGGCCCGACGTGCAGAAAGAAGTGGAACGGTTTCTGACCCTGCATGACCCCGACCAGCGTGCCCGCGGCGAGCGCGCTGCGGCCCTGCTCAACGGCCAGCGGTACGGCCAGTTCGACGGGCCGTCGATGGGCATGTACACGGGTCATGTCGATCCGTCGCAGTGGATGCAGCAGCTCGGCGTGCATGTCTATCACCGCGGCCAGCTTCATCTGTGGCAGATGGCACAGCGGATCGCGCCCGAGCGCGTCGAGGCGGGCCTGGCCTGGCTCGACAAATACTGCGGCGAGATTCACTGGGACAAGAAGAAACTCACGCCCGGCCTCGACGGCACGCTCGCCCGGCAGGTTCGCATGTACCTGGCCATGAAGGATTTCTGCAAGCAGGAAGGCATCGACTTCTGCGGACTCACCGGCCAGCTCGACCTGACCGAGTGGCCCGATCTGTGCATCGCCGACCTGCAGGAAGCCCTGCTCAACGACACCGCCGACTGGGAAGAGAGCAAGAAGCACCCGCTGATCTGCGCCACCGAGTGCGACAGCAATGGCGCGCTGACCATGCAGCTCATGCACCATCTGACTGGCACGCCGGCGCTGTTCGCCGACCTGCGCCACTACCACGCGCGCGAGGACCTCTACGACCTGGTCAACAGCGGCCAGCACGCCCCGTGGTTCGCGAAGCGCTCCGCGGATTTCCGCCGCAACTGGAACGAGGTGCACATTCGCCCGGCGTCGGAGTTCTACTTCCGCGGCGGCGGTGGCAGCGTGCAGTTCTACGCGGCGCCGGCGCCGCGAGTGACGTTCGGCCGGATCGTCCGTCGCAACGGGCGGTTCGTGATGCACATCTTCACCGGGTCCTTCGTGAAGGTGCCGCGTGCCAAGGAGGAGCGGCTCGCGAAGCAGACCACCTACGAATGGCCGCACGCGTTCGCGCGGTTTGACATGCCGCTGGCGCGTCTGCGGGACAATTACAGCAGCAATCACATTCACGCGGTCATGGGCGACCACGTCGCCGCCCTGGTCGCCGCGTGCGAGTTCCTGGGTATCGAGCCGATCGTCCTCTCCTGAAACTGGCGTCAGGAAGCGTTTCGGTCGGGATCACATCCGCTCGATGACCTCGATGCCCAGCAGGGCGAGGCCGAGCTTCAGCGTGCGCGCCGTGATATCGCAGAGCCGCATCCGGCTCAGTCGCGTGCTTTCGTCTTCCGCCGCCAGCACCGGGCACGATTCGTAAAACCGCATGAAATCCGCCGCCAGGTCGTACAAGTAAGTGCACAGCGTGTGTGGCGTCAGCTCGCTCGCTACGTTGTCGATCGCCTCGCGCAGCCGCGCCAGGCGCAGGGCCAGGGCGCGTTCGGCGGCGTGTGACACGATCAGCCGCACGCCGGCCGCATAGACATCCGCCGCCCCCAGCCGCTCGGCCGCCTTGCGGTAGATCGACCGAATCCGCGCGTACGCATACAGCATGTACGGTGCCGTGTTGCCCTGGAACGAGATCATCTTGTCCCAACTGAACACGTACGGCGAATTGCGATCATTGCGCAGATCGGCGTATTTGACCGACGCAATGCCGATGCGCCGCGCGATCTCCCGTTTCTCATCCTCGGTGAACGGCGCCGCCGGCGGCTCCTCCCCTCGATCCCTCGATCCCTCGCTCCCTTGGTCCCTTTCATCCAGCAGTGCGCGCGCCCGCCCCTCTGCCTCATCGAGCAGCTCGCTCAGCTTGATCGTCCCGCCGGTCCTTGTCTTCAGCGGCTTGCGGTCCTCGCCCAGCACGGACCCGAACGTGACGTGATCGACCTCCTGGTCCGTGATCCAGCCCGCGGCCCGCGCACACGCCAGGAACTGCTGGAAATGCAGCTTCTGGCGATCATCGGTGACGTAGATCACCCGCTGCGCCCCAACGCCCGACGGGAACCGCATCTCGGTCAGCCGGAAGCGGATCGCCGCCAGATCGGTCGTCGCGTAGAGAAACGCGCCGTCCGATTTCTGAATGATCATGCCGAGGGCGTCACCGTCCGCGTTTTTGAACAGAGGCGCGCCCTGCGCATCGTAGAGATACACGACGACGGCGCCGGCATCCTCGCGCACCACCGCACGCGATGCATTGCCGTCCCCCCTCCCAGGGGGGACCACAGGGGGGTTGTCGGGGAATCGCGCGCGCAACTCACCCACCAGCGGCGCAAGGCGCTCGTTGTAAAAGCTCTCGCCGCAGACATCTGCGGTCCGCAGCAGCACGCCGAGCCGGCCGTAGATGCCGTGCACCGCGTCCAGCGACACGTCGCGAATCTGCTCCCACACGTGCCGGGCCTGCGCATCGCCGGACTGCAATTCGCCGACCGCCCGCCGGGCTTCCGCGGCAAACGCCTCGTCGCGCTGAAACCGCTCGTTCGCGGCCTTGTAGTCCGCCTCGATCGCCTCCAGCACGTCTGTGTGCGTCTGCGGCGTCGGCAGCGCATGCTCGCGGTACCAGCGAATGAGCATGCCGAACTGCGTGCCCCAGTCGCCGATGTGGTTCTGCCGGATGACCTCGTGCCCTTCGAACGCGAGCACGCGGGCGAACACGTCGCCGATGATCGTGCTGCGGAGGTGCCCGACGTGCATCTGCTTGGCGATGTTCGGCTGCGAATACTCGACGACGACACGCTGGGGGCGCTCGACCGGCGCCAGGCCGACGCGGTCGGAGTCGGCCGGCGGCGGGATTTCGCCCAGGTACTCCGCGAGAAACGCATCCCGCAAGCGGATGTTGATGAACCCGGGGCCCGCGATTTCCAGTGGCTCCGCGATGTCGGCGAGCTGTGGCGTGACCGCGTCCACGATCCGCTGCGCCACGTCGCGCGGTTTGCTCCTGAGCGTCCGCGCGAGCGCCATCGCCGCATTG from Phycisphaerae bacterium includes these protein-coding regions:
- a CDS encoding PilZ domain-containing protein, whose protein sequence is MLTRYWERRRFIRVPVCGPARFCSGSQAGHCELRDISPGGVGLRMPVRKATRLGPRITVEVELAPGEHWYVARDARVVRQTPDDDGMCLIGVEFACERTTAPDLDTDTPPLSATGHAALRSAAPN
- a CDS encoding 4-hydroxy-tetrahydrodipicolinate reductase; this translates as MSALRVVVIGCTGRMGAALLRAIASDPGLQLVGAVSVPTDPRIGQDAGLAVGVEPLHVSIGTQVPLPCDVVLEFTAPLGCAAWADWCAEHGVPLVSGTTGLNDAQQARLQAAGRRIPLVWAPNMSVGVNVLLAIVRDLARRLDASWDIEIVEAHHRRKIDAPSGTARALLEALSAGRGQRSADVAVYGRAGDCGPRPPGQIGVHALRMGALVGEHEVHFTSDAEALTIRHRAFARDTFAAGALRAARWVQGRAPGLYDMQAVLFS
- a CDS encoding fucose isomerase, with amino-acid sequence MKIGIVTFTDGRARVAKATERDCRTFQERLVTHFRRRHDVVAAKKIVWNYATARSEARRIALTYPDVVVFNFCVWSFPDLTAQVANLIPEVPILMIGNILPSHPGWVAFFASAGTLDEIDRPFGRVLGDIRRPDVQKEVERFLTLHDPDQRARGERAAALLNGQRYGQFDGPSMGMYTGHVDPSQWMQQLGVHVYHRGQLHLWQMAQRIAPERVEAGLAWLDKYCGEIHWDKKKLTPGLDGTLARQVRMYLAMKDFCKQEGIDFCGLTGQLDLTEWPDLCIADLQEALLNDTADWEESKKHPLICATECDSNGALTMQLMHHLTGTPALFADLRHYHAREDLYDLVNSGQHAPWFAKRSADFRRNWNEVHIRPASEFYFRGGGGSVQFYAAPAPRVTFGRIVRRNGRFVMHIFTGSFVKVPRAKEERLAKQTTYEWPHAFARFDMPLARLRDNYSSNHIHAVMGDHVAALVAACEFLGIEPIVLS
- the argS gene encoding arginine--tRNA ligase, whose product is MKHDSLQNLLTARFAAAIAQVAGTSPETTDAGVRPAGDPKFGDYQCNAAMALARTLRSKPRDVAQRIVDAVTPQLADIAEPLEIAGPGFINIRLRDAFLAEYLGEIPPPADSDRVGLAPVERPQRVVVEYSQPNIAKQMHVGHLRSTIIGDVFARVLAFEGHEVIRQNHIGDWGTQFGMLIRWYREHALPTPQTHTDVLEAIEADYKAANERFQRDEAFAAEARRAVGELQSGDAQARHVWEQIRDVSLDAVHGIYGRLGVLLRTADVCGESFYNERLAPLVGELRARFPDNPPVVPPGRGDGNASRAVVREDAGAVVVYLYDAQGAPLFKNADGDALGMIIQKSDGAFLYATTDLAAIRFRLTEMRFPSGVGAQRVIYVTDDRQKLHFQQFLACARAAGWITDQEVDHVTFGSVLGEDRKPLKTRTGGTIKLSELLDEAEGRARALLDERDQGSEGSRDRGEEPPAAPFTEDEKREIARRIGIASVKYADLRNDRNSPYVFSWDKMISFQGNTAPYMLYAYARIRSIYRKAAERLGAADVYAAGVRLIVSHAAERALALRLARLREAIDNVASELTPHTLCTYLYDLAADFMRFYESCPVLAAEDESTRLSRMRLCDITARTLKLGLALLGIEVIERM